In one window of Campylobacter hepaticus DNA:
- the fliN gene encoding flagellar motor switch protein FliN, with amino-acid sequence MNDNIIYDHHGLLQSYEDILDITVDFVSELGTTNMSVAELLKLEVGSVIDLEKPAGESVELYINKRIFGKGEVMVYEKNLAIRINEILDSKTVLQYFKKEI; translated from the coding sequence ATGATCATCATGGGCTCTTGCAATCTTATGAAGATATTTTAGACATTACAGTAGATTTTGTAAGTGAACTTGGAACTACAAATATGAGTGTTGCTGAGCTTTTAAAACTTGAAGTGGGTTCTGTTATAGATCTTGAAAAGCCTGCTGGAGAAAGCGTGGAGCTTTATATTAATAAAAGAATTTTTGGAAAAGGCGAAGTTATGGTTTATGAAAAAAATCTTGCTATAAGAATTAATGAAATTTTAGATTCTAAAACTGTGCTTCAATATTTTAAAAAAGAAATTTAA
- a CDS encoding Ppx/GppA phosphatase family protein, with protein sequence MAKKTAVVDLGSNSIRMVIFEKTSRYSFYTVCEYKRKVRLGENAYNNGKILQEEAMQRAENALAFFKERALKHKCKKIFIVGTSALRDAPNSKTFIKRIKDKLSLNIRCIDGKSESYLGGLAALNLLSPFKDGTTLDIGGGSSELCLIKNNKIISCISLDIGTVRLKELFYDTGKTSTLDKFIAPILEQIPEEFCNHNLIAIGGSLRAISNSIMQKNSYPLKNLHDFRYMLHEEKNHILKILNSNADSLVNFGIKKDRFDTIKEGIFIFLKIAKKIKAKQIITSGVGIREGVYLQDLLRPKTIFPSNFNPSLKCLQDKFLQSKQKNQTPHFALKIFKALENLHKLNEYYKYILLNAAKLCHIGEYLNFYFANEHSANFVLGGLNYGFSHQEKILIATIIKLNGKKINPYNLEPYRKLLPNTHIISWLNFILCLAKTLSTNEDQINFFFKKNTLYVYQENKILNLAKDELKKIIKPSTIALAINQKP encoded by the coding sequence ATGGCAAAAAAAACGGCTGTTGTTGATCTTGGCTCAAATTCTATTAGAATGGTAATTTTTGAAAAAACCTCAAGATATAGTTTTTATACAGTTTGTGAATATAAACGCAAAGTAAGACTTGGAGAAAATGCCTATAATAATGGAAAAATCCTTCAAGAAGAAGCCATGCAAAGAGCAGAAAATGCTTTAGCCTTTTTTAAAGAACGCGCCTTAAAACATAAATGTAAAAAAATATTTATTGTAGGCACATCAGCTTTAAGAGATGCACCAAATTCTAAAACTTTCATTAAAAGAATTAAGGATAAATTATCTTTAAATATACGCTGCATAGATGGAAAAAGTGAAAGTTATCTAGGAGGATTAGCTGCATTAAATTTATTAAGCCCTTTTAAAGATGGGACCACTCTAGATATTGGTGGAGGCTCAAGTGAATTATGTTTAATTAAAAATAACAAAATCATTTCTTGCATTTCCCTTGATATTGGCACAGTCCGCTTAAAAGAATTATTTTACGATACAGGAAAAACAAGTACTCTAGATAAATTTATAGCACCTATCTTAGAACAAATTCCTGAAGAATTTTGCAATCACAATCTCATTGCTATAGGAGGAAGCTTAAGGGCAATTTCTAATTCCATCATGCAAAAAAATTCTTATCCTTTAAAAAATTTACATGATTTTCGTTATATGTTGCATGAAGAAAAAAATCATATTTTAAAAATTTTGAATTCTAATGCAGATTCTTTAGTCAATTTTGGTATAAAAAAAGATCGTTTTGATACCATTAAAGAAGGTATTTTTATTTTTTTAAAAATAGCAAAAAAAATTAAAGCCAAACAAATTATTACAAGTGGGGTAGGAATTAGAGAGGGAGTTTACTTGCAAGATCTATTACGTCCTAAAACTATATTCCCTTCAAATTTCAATCCTAGTTTAAAATGCTTACAAGATAAATTCTTACAATCAAAACAAAAAAATCAAACCCCACATTTTGCTTTAAAAATCTTTAAAGCTTTAGAAAATCTCCATAAACTCAACGAATATTATAAATATATATTATTAAATGCTGCAAAATTATGTCATATTGGAGAATATTTAAATTTTTATTTTGCAAACGAACATTCTGCTAATTTTGTATTAGGTGGACTTAATTATGGCTTTTCTCATCAAGAAAAAATCTTAATAGCTACTATTATCAAACTTAATGGTAAAAAAATCAATCCTTACAATCTTGAACCTTATAGGAAACTTCTACCAAATACTCATATTATATCATGGCTTAATTTTATCTTATGCTTAGCTAAAACTTTAAGTACAAATGAAGATCAAATAAACTTTTTTTTTAAAAAAAATACCCTTTATGTATATCAAGAAAATAAAATTCTTAACTTAGCAAAAGATGAACTTAAAAAAATTATCAAGCCAAGCACCATAGCTTTAGCAATCAATCAAAAACCTTAA
- a CDS encoding YfhL family 4Fe-4S dicluster ferredoxin — MSLLITKDCVCCDACREECPDEAIYENSPIYVIDPDLCSECVNDFSEPACIVACPYECIIPDPDNVETIEELKLKHKNKEF, encoded by the coding sequence ATGTCTCTTTTAATTACAAAAGATTGCGTATGTTGTGACGCTTGCAGAGAAGAATGCCCTGATGAAGCTATTTATGAAAATAGTCCTATTTATGTCATAGATCCTGATCTTTGTTCAGAATGTGTTAATGATTTTTCAGAACCTGCTTGTATCGTAGCTTGCCCTTATGAATGTATTATTCCTGACCCTGATAATGTAGAAACTATAGAAGAATTAAAACTTAAACACAAGAATAAAGAATTTTAA
- the hsrA gene encoding homeostatic response regulator transcription factor HsrA has translation MRILVIEDEISLNKTIIDNLNEFGYQTDSSENFKDGEYFIGIRHYDLVLANWILPDGDGLELVNTIKHKSPRTSVMIMSSKTDKETEIKALKAGADDFVKKPLDFDILLARIEARLRLGGTNVIKIEDLIIDPDEEKITYKGQDIELKGKPFEVLTHLARHSDQIVSKEQLLDAIWEEPELVTPNVIEVAINQIRQKMDKPLNISTIETVRRRGYRFCFPKKS, from the coding sequence ATGAGAATTTTAGTTATAGAAGATGAGATTAGCTTAAATAAAACAATTATAGATAATCTTAATGAATTTGGTTATCAAACTGATTCTTCTGAAAATTTTAAAGATGGAGAATATTTTATTGGCATTAGACATTATGACTTAGTTTTAGCAAATTGGATTTTACCTGATGGAGACGGTTTAGAGCTTGTCAATACCATTAAACATAAATCTCCAAGAACTTCGGTTATGATTATGTCTTCTAAAACAGATAAAGAAACAGAAATTAAAGCTTTAAAAGCCGGAGCTGATGATTTTGTTAAAAAACCTTTAGATTTTGATATTTTATTAGCAAGAATAGAAGCACGTTTAAGACTTGGTGGGACCAATGTTATTAAAATTGAAGATTTAATAATCGATCCTGATGAGGAAAAAATTACCTACAAAGGTCAAGATATTGAACTTAAAGGAAAACCATTTGAAGTCTTAACTCATTTAGCAAGACACTCAGATCAAATAGTCTCCAAAGAACAACTTTTAGACGCAATTTGGGAAGAACCAGAACTTGTCACCCCAAATGTTATTGAAGTAGCTATCAATCAAATTCGCCAAAAAATGGATAAACCTTTAAATATATCTACTATAGAAACAGTACGTCGCAGAGGATACCGTTTTTGCTTTCCTAAAAAATCTTAG
- a CDS encoding dihydroneopterin aldolase — translation MQSHIKIKFRFQCIIGILDFERKKKQTIIIKLKAKSDEFLNYSEIITKIKTYYKKEKFYTLEESLDFISLNLKKDFLYLTHLNIEVFKPNIIKNAKVGVKLKKKY, via the coding sequence ATGCAAAGTCATATAAAAATAAAATTTCGTTTTCAATGTATTATTGGAATCTTAGATTTTGAAAGAAAAAAAAAGCAAACAATTATCATTAAACTTAAAGCTAAATCAGATGAATTTTTAAATTATTCTGAAATAATTACCAAAATCAAAACATACTATAAAAAAGAAAAATTTTATACTCTTGAAGAATCTCTTGATTTTATAAGTTTAAATTTAAAAAAAGATTTTCTATATCTAACTCATCTTAACATAGAAGTTTTTAAACCAAATATTATAAAAAATGCTAAAGTTGGGGTTAAGTTGAAAAAAAAATATTAA
- the plsY gene encoding glycerol-3-phosphate 1-O-acyltransferase PlsY encodes MENLIIYAFIYLLSSIPFGLILSKTFAQINIKNEGSNSVGATNVLRVIKEKNPRLAKKLAIATVILDFSKATIPLLILKWLNYDQSLLWSVAVLAVFGHCFSIYLSFEGGKGIATGAGAMIILLPLEVLIAFIVWFLIGKIFKISSLASLMALLTFISTSFIFHYDLEINTHAPIFIIAFIITYKHLPNIKRLLFKEECKVI; translated from the coding sequence ATGGAAAATCTAATAATTTATGCTTTTATATATCTTCTTAGTTCAATTCCTTTTGGACTTATTCTAAGTAAAACTTTTGCTCAAATAAATATAAAAAACGAAGGATCAAATAGTGTAGGCGCTACAAATGTTTTAAGAGTCATTAAAGAAAAAAATCCTAGATTGGCTAAAAAACTTGCCATTGCTACAGTAATTTTAGATTTTTCAAAAGCTACTATTCCTTTATTAATTTTAAAATGGCTTAATTATGATCAAAGTTTACTTTGGAGTGTAGCAGTTTTAGCTGTTTTTGGACACTGTTTTTCCATTTACTTATCATTTGAAGGGGGCAAGGGTATAGCAACAGGAGCAGGTGCTATGATAATCTTATTGCCTTTAGAAGTACTTATAGCATTTATAGTTTGGTTTCTCATAGGAAAAATTTTTAAAATATCTTCATTAGCTTCATTAATGGCTTTACTAACCTTTATTAGCACCTCTTTTATATTTCATTATGATTTAGAAATTAATACCCATGCGCCCATTTTTATTATTGCTTTTATTATAACTTATAAGCATTTACCTAATATCAAAAGATTGCTTTTTAAAGAAGAATGCAAAGTCATATAA
- a CDS encoding cytochrome-c peroxidase, whose protein sequence is MKVKSLFIASLIVFSTLNATSLIEEAKNSGLVPLPKDQKGVDEILKQNGVEASEFTLEKAELGKKLYFEPRLSKSGIISCNTCHNLGLGGTDGISAAVGHKWAVNPHHLNSPTVYNAVLNNTQFWDGRAKTLVDQAKGPIQADVEMATPSDLAVEKIASLSEYVSEFKKIYGNSGVNFDNIADAIANFERTLITPSRFDKFLEGDEKALTKDEQKGLKLFIKKGCVACHNGVNLGGNMQAFEVANKYQFANLGDFKGDVNGMVKTPTLRNIAETAPYFHNGAIWNLKDAIKEMGSVQLGIKISDEEAKSIEAFLKSLTGTKPVIVYPQLPISTQKTPKPQL, encoded by the coding sequence ATGAAAGTAAAATCATTATTTATTGCATCTTTAATAGTTTTTTCAACTTTAAATGCCACGAGTCTTATTGAAGAGGCTAAAAATTCAGGTCTTGTTCCTTTGCCTAAAGATCAAAAAGGAGTAGATGAAATTTTAAAACAAAATGGAGTTGAAGCTAGCGAGTTTACTCTTGAAAAGGCAGAGCTTGGAAAAAAACTTTATTTTGAGCCACGTCTTTCAAAAAGTGGTATTATTTCATGTAATACTTGTCATAATTTAGGTCTTGGTGGCACAGATGGCATTAGTGCTGCAGTAGGACATAAATGGGCAGTAAATCCTCATCATTTAAATTCTCCAACAGTTTATAATGCTGTTCTTAATAATACTCAGTTTTGGGATGGACGTGCAAAAACTTTAGTTGATCAAGCTAAGGGTCCAATTCAAGCAGATGTTGAGATGGCAACTCCTTCTGATCTTGCAGTTGAAAAAATTGCATCTTTATCTGAATATGTCAGTGAATTTAAAAAAATTTATGGTAACAGCGGGGTTAATTTTGATAATATTGCTGATGCAATTGCAAATTTTGAAAGAACACTTATTACTCCATCGCGTTTTGATAAATTTTTAGAAGGAGATGAAAAAGCTTTGACTAAAGATGAGCAAAAAGGTTTAAAACTTTTTATTAAAAAAGGTTGTGTAGCTTGTCATAATGGTGTAAATTTGGGTGGCAATATGCAAGCGTTTGAAGTTGCTAACAAATATCAGTTTGCAAATTTAGGTGATTTTAAAGGTGATGTAAATGGCATGGTAAAAACTCCTACTTTAAGAAATATTGCTGAAACTGCACCATATTTTCATAATGGAGCTATTTGGAATTTAAAAGACGCAATTAAAGAAATGGGAAGTGTTCAACTTGGTATTAAAATTTCTGATGAAGAAGCAAAAAGTATTGAAGCTTTCTTAAAATCTTTAACAGGAACAAAACCTGTGATTGTTTATCCACAATTACCTATTTCAACACAAAAAACTCCTAAACCTCAATTATAA
- the glmM gene encoding phosphoglucosamine mutase translates to MKLFGTDGVRGKAGEFLDSFLAMRLAMAAGIYFKDKSITNNILVGKDTRRSGYMIENAIVSGLTSIGYNVIQIGPMPTPAIAFLTEDMRCDAGIMISASHNPYYDNGIKFFDGHGNKLSEDIEKKIEEIYFDDKLIQNSKVKMDEIGQAKRIDDVIGRYIVSIKNSFPKDLTLKSLRVVLDVANGAAYKVAPTVFKELGAEVIVINDTPNGLNINKNCGALHPANLATEVKYLRADVGFAFDGDADRLVVVDEKAQVANGDSLLGVLALYLKEQDKLKSGVVATIMSNGALKEFLNKHNIELNTCNVGDKYVLEKLKANGGNFGGEQSGHIIFSDYAKTGDGLIAALQFSALMLSKKKPASYILGQLKPYPQLLTNLQIAEKKDLDKIKGLKELKQNLENKNINTLFRYSGTENLIRLLLEAKDIRILENEMKHVVEFFKKALNG, encoded by the coding sequence ATGAAACTTTTTGGAACTGATGGTGTGCGTGGTAAAGCAGGGGAATTTTTAGATAGCTTTTTGGCTATGCGTTTAGCTATGGCTGCTGGTATTTATTTTAAAGATAAAAGTATTACAAATAATATTTTAGTAGGAAAGGATACAAGAAGAAGCGGTTATATGATAGAAAATGCTATAGTTTCAGGTTTGACTTCTATAGGATATAATGTTATACAAATAGGTCCTATGCCCACTCCAGCGATTGCATTTTTAACTGAAGATATGCGTTGTGATGCAGGGATTATGATTTCAGCTTCTCATAATCCTTATTATGATAATGGTATTAAATTTTTTGATGGACATGGAAATAAATTAAGTGAAGATATAGAAAAAAAAATAGAAGAAATTTATTTTGATGATAAGCTTATACAAAATTCTAAAGTTAAAATGGATGAAATAGGTCAGGCAAAAAGAATTGATGATGTTATAGGCAGATATATAGTGTCTATTAAAAATTCTTTTCCAAAAGATCTTACTTTAAAATCTTTACGTGTAGTTTTAGATGTAGCTAATGGAGCAGCTTATAAAGTAGCGCCAACAGTTTTTAAAGAACTTGGGGCTGAGGTTATTGTTATTAATGATACACCTAATGGACTTAATATTAATAAAAATTGTGGAGCTTTACATCCTGCAAATTTGGCTACTGAAGTAAAGTATCTTCGTGCTGATGTCGGGTTTGCTTTTGATGGAGATGCTGATCGTTTAGTTGTTGTTGATGAAAAAGCACAAGTAGCTAATGGAGATAGTTTGCTTGGAGTATTAGCACTTTATCTTAAAGAGCAGGATAAATTAAAATCAGGTGTTGTGGCTACTATAATGAGTAATGGAGCCTTAAAAGAGTTTTTAAATAAGCATAATATAGAACTTAATACTTGTAATGTAGGTGATAAATATGTACTTGAAAAATTAAAAGCCAATGGAGGTAATTTTGGTGGGGAACAAAGTGGGCATATTATTTTTAGTGATTATGCTAAAACAGGTGATGGACTTATAGCAGCTTTACAATTTAGTGCTTTAATGCTTTCTAAAAAGAAACCTGCAAGTTATATTTTGGGTCAACTTAAGCCTTATCCTCAACTTTTAACCAATCTTCAAATTGCAGAAAAGAAAGATTTAGATAAGATTAAAGGGTTAAAAGAACTTAAGCAAAATTTAGAAAATAAAAATATTAATACTTTATTTCGTTATTCTGGAACAGAAAATTTAATTAGACTTTTATTAGAGGCTAAAGATATTAGAATTTTAGAGAATGAAATGAAACATGTTGTGGAGTTTTTTAAGAAAGCCTTAAATGGTTAA
- the lspA gene encoding signal peptidase II — protein sequence MVKKFKFILYFWGAFILVLILDQWVKSLTLSGLRWQSEYFDLTYTLNTGIAFSMLSFLEHYLKYLHLILIISLFIYLFWQKTFLRTHSLAFGMMLGAGVSNLLDRFMYGGVVDMFFWHKWFNFAIFNVADVIINLSVILILTQEIFIKKKEKNDRMD from the coding sequence ATGGTTAAAAAATTTAAATTTATTCTTTATTTTTGGGGTGCTTTTATTCTTGTTTTGATTTTGGATCAATGGGTAAAGTCTTTAACTTTATCAGGTCTTAGATGGCAAAGTGAATATTTTGATTTAACCTATACTTTAAATACAGGTATAGCTTTTTCTATGTTAAGCTTTTTAGAACATTATCTTAAATATTTACATCTTATTTTAATTATTTCACTTTTTATTTATCTTTTTTGGCAAAAAACTTTTTTAAGAACTCATAGTTTAGCTTTTGGTATGATGCTTGGCGCCGGTGTTTCAAATTTATTAGATCGCTTTATGTATGGTGGAGTTGTGGATATGTTCTTTTGGCACAAATGGTTTAATTTTGCAATTTTTAATGTAGCAGATGTTATAATAAATCTTAGTGTTATTTTAATTTTAACACAAGAAATATTTATTAAAAAAAAGGAAAAGAATGACAGAATGGATTAA
- the hemJ gene encoding protoporphyrinogen oxidase HemJ, with product MTEWINDYYSWIKWIHYLAFVSWMAGLFYLPRLFVYHIEHKDNRGFVEVVKIQERKLYFYIQTPAMIATLITGSLMLHAKEVLMVGAGFMHAKLTCVALLIIYHIHNYYCLKALANNTFKKSGRYFRIYNEFPTIMFMIIAFMMVLRPF from the coding sequence ATGACAGAATGGATTAATGATTATTATTCTTGGATTAAATGGATACATTATTTAGCATTCGTTTCTTGGATGGCCGGGCTGTTTTATTTACCTCGACTTTTTGTCTATCATATAGAGCATAAGGATAATAGAGGTTTTGTTGAAGTTGTAAAAATTCAAGAGAGAAAGCTTTATTTTTATATACAAACTCCTGCTATGATTGCCACTTTAATTACAGGTAGTTTAATGCTTCATGCTAAGGAAGTATTGATGGTTGGAGCAGGTTTTATGCATGCAAAGTTAACTTGTGTAGCTCTTTTAATAATTTATCATATTCATAATTATTATTGTTTAAAAGCTTTAGCAAATAATACATTTAAGAAAAGTGGAAGATATTTTAGAATATATAATGAATTTCCTACAATCATGTTTATGATTATTGCTTTTATGATGGTATTGCGTCCGTTTTGA
- a CDS encoding coproporphyrinogen III oxidase family protein: MNLLQNLTLKYSHFMMEKSLQKNLNVKLLNKAQEKSPKNNKTYMLYAHIPFCHTFCPYCSFHKYYYEENLAKIYFKNLREEIKIIKDKGFNFNSMYVGGGTTLINEDELLKTLELCKKLFNIKEISCESDPNHIDPQKLSMFKGIIDRLSCGVQSFDDETLKKIARYNKFGSSKELQEKISKALNILPIFNIDLIFNLPGQSEKQLLNDLEIAKSLAPQQITTYPLMKSNLTKNNIAKSLGTSLKDNELNYYQIICNFFKNYIQNNSWSFSLEKNKLNDEYVSSHHEYLGIGSGAFSFLNGELLINAFNLNHYAKLIQEKQNANIAKACFSKKEIIKYVFLNEIFSGQIEIEKFNKTLNCNLEQELYLELLCLKTSGAIIKDKNTLIASKFGQYLFLVLMKDFYTGMDMVRAVFRDDKRLENKNYINIMKENIDPFIFTNMEFKA, translated from the coding sequence ATGAATTTATTACAAAATTTAACTTTAAAATATTCTCATTTTATGATGGAAAAATCCCTTCAAAAAAATTTAAATGTCAAACTTTTAAATAAAGCTCAAGAAAAATCTCCTAAAAATAATAAAACTTATATGCTTTATGCCCATATACCATTTTGTCATACTTTTTGTCCTTATTGTAGTTTTCATAAATACTATTATGAAGAAAATTTAGCTAAAATATATTTTAAAAATCTTCGAGAAGAAATTAAAATCATAAAAGACAAAGGTTTTAACTTTAATTCTATGTATGTAGGCGGGGGTACAACACTCATTAATGAAGATGAATTATTAAAAACCTTAGAATTATGCAAAAAACTATTCAATATAAAAGAAATTTCATGTGAAAGCGATCCCAATCATATAGATCCTCAAAAACTCTCTATGTTTAAAGGCATTATCGATCGTTTAAGTTGCGGAGTTCAAAGTTTTGATGATGAAACATTAAAAAAAATAGCAAGATATAATAAATTTGGATCTTCAAAAGAACTTCAAGAAAAAATTTCAAAAGCCTTAAATATCTTACCTATTTTTAATATCGATTTAATTTTTAACTTACCTGGACAAAGTGAAAAACAACTTTTAAACGACTTAGAAATTGCTAAAAGTTTAGCTCCGCAACAAATTACCACCTATCCTTTAATGAAATCCAACCTTACAAAAAATAATATTGCTAAAAGTTTAGGGACTAGTCTTAAAGATAATGAATTAAACTATTATCAAATCATATGTAATTTTTTTAAAAACTACATACAAAATAACAGTTGGAGTTTTTCTTTGGAAAAAAATAAACTTAATGATGAATATGTCAGTTCTCATCATGAATACTTAGGTATTGGCAGTGGAGCTTTTAGTTTTTTAAATGGAGAGCTTTTAATCAATGCTTTTAATTTAAATCATTATGCAAAACTCATTCAAGAAAAGCAAAATGCTAATATTGCAAAAGCTTGTTTTAGCAAAAAAGAAATCATAAAATATGTTTTTTTAAATGAAATTTTTTCAGGACAAATAGAAATTGAAAAATTTAACAAAACTTTAAATTGCAATTTAGAACAAGAACTCTACTTAGAACTTTTATGTCTTAAAACAAGTGGGGCTATAATAAAAGATAAAAATACCCTAATTGCAAGCAAATTTGGACAATACCTTTTCCTAGTTTTAATGAAAGATTTTTATACAGGTATGGATATGGTGCGTGCAGTTTTTAGAGATGATAAACGTCTTGAAAATAAAAATTATATTAATATTATGAAAGAAAATATTGATCCCTTTATTTTTACAAATATGGAGTTTAAAGCCTAA
- the cmeU gene encoding CmeU family protein → MDKTKIIGNLNAFFKQREQFYSYFDQNISKIANTEVFDFKNAKNLNSEEVYKQFYHFDYAIRKLLPSIYKAYEITDEDLNKDF, encoded by the coding sequence ATGGATAAAACTAAGATTATTGGAAATTTAAATGCTTTTTTTAAACAAAGAGAGCAATTTTATTCTTATTTTGATCAAAATATCTCTAAAATTGCTAATACTGAAGTATTTGATTTTAAAAATGCCAAGAATTTAAATTCAGAAGAAGTGTATAAGCAATTTTATCATTTTGATTATGCAATCAGAAAATTATTACCAAGTATTTATAAAGCTTATGAAATTACAGATGAGGATTTAAATAAAGATTTTTAA
- a CDS encoding TolC family protein, whose protein sequence is MNKIISISIITSFSLFISACSLSPNLIIPEINYNIDNKLGALDWEKENNNTINKEWWKEFEDNNLNKIVDLALQNNSDLKLAFIHMEQAAAQLGIDFSNLLPKLDASANANRIKTSINHPNNRTGEISYDNDFKMGANLNYEIDLWGKYRDTYHASQSNFKASQYDYEAAKISIISKTIQTYFNFINAYENENTLKQAYDCAQEIYTVHNEKFKVGAISEYELAQTKANLESIALQYNEMKLNKENYLKALKILTSNDLNDILYKHQNYQVFNLKEFNIPTGISSTILLQRPDISSSLERLIQQNYLVGVARTAFLPNLSLTGFLGFESKDLDILIEGGSKTWNIGGNFTMPIFHWGEIYKNVNLAKLNKDAAFINYQNTLITAFGEIRYTLIARKTIRLQYDNAQASEQSYKKIYEIAKERYDIGEISLQDYLITYQNWLNALVIFNNTKYAYANSIIDLIKAFGGGFKQDEYINKEK, encoded by the coding sequence ATGAATAAAATAATATCAATAAGTATTATAACAAGCTTTAGTCTTTTTATTTCAGCTTGTTCTTTAAGTCCAAATTTAATAATTCCTGAAATAAATTATAATATTGATAATAAATTAGGTGCTTTAGATTGGGAAAAAGAAAACAATAATACTATTAACAAAGAATGGTGGAAAGAATTTGAAGATAACAATTTAAATAAAATTGTTGATTTAGCACTTCAAAATAATAGCGACTTAAAACTTGCTTTTATCCATATGGAACAAGCAGCAGCTCAATTAGGTATAGATTTTAGCAATTTATTGCCTAAATTAGATGCTAGTGCTAATGCTAATCGTATAAAAACTTCTATTAACCATCCTAATAATCGTACAGGCGAAATAAGCTATGATAATGATTTTAAAATGGGAGCAAATTTAAATTATGAAATTGATCTTTGGGGAAAATATCGCGATACATATCATGCTTCACAATCAAATTTTAAAGCAAGTCAATATGATTATGAAGCTGCTAAAATTTCAATAATTTCAAAGACAATTCAAACTTATTTTAATTTTATAAATGCTTATGAAAATGAAAATACCCTTAAACAAGCTTATGATTGTGCACAAGAAATATACACAGTTCATAATGAAAAATTTAAAGTAGGTGCTATAAGTGAATATGAACTTGCTCAAACAAAAGCTAATTTAGAAAGTATAGCTTTACAATATAATGAAATGAAGTTGAATAAAGAAAATTATCTTAAAGCTTTAAAAATTTTAACCTCAAATGATCTTAATGATATACTTTATAAGCATCAAAATTATCAAGTTTTTAATTTAAAAGAATTTAATATACCAACTGGAATTTCAAGTACCATTTTACTTCAACGTCCAGATATTAGCTCTTCTTTAGAAAGACTTATTCAACAAAATTATCTAGTTGGAGTTGCTCGTACAGCTTTTTTACCTAATCTTTCTTTAACAGGATTTTTAGGATTTGAAAGTAAAGATTTAGATATTCTTATTGAAGGAGGATCTAAAACTTGGAACATTGGCGGTAATTTTACAATGCCTATTTTTCATTGGGGAGAAATTTATAAAAATGTAAATTTAGCCAAACTTAATAAAGATGCCGCTTTTATAAACTATCAAAATACTTTAATTACAGCTTTTGGAGAAATTCGCTATACTTTAATAGCTAGAAAAACTATACGTTTGCAATATGATAATGCACAAGCAAGTGAACAATCTTATAAAAAAATTTATGAAATCGCAAAAGAACGCTATGATATAGGAGAAATATCCTTGCAAGATTATTTAATAACATATCAAAATTGGCTTAATGCTCTAGTCATTTTCAATAACACCAAATACGCTTATGCTAATTCAATTATAGATCTTATTAAAGCTTTTGGGGGTGGATTTAAACAAGATGAATATATTAACAAAGAAAAATAA